The Juglans regia cultivar Chandler chromosome 11, Walnut 2.0, whole genome shotgun sequence genome contains the following window.
TCTGAAAGACGATACCGAAATCAGACTGGGGAGTATTGCAGGTTGGCTAGCAGACGCCTCTATGGTTGCCTGCACAGGGACCGTGGACGTTTGATTACAGATATAATGATATTACGTTtttaaatgagaatatttttataaattaataatgtttttataagttaatttataaaattatctatttaaaatacgATTATGTAAAAAACTACTAAAGACCAGCAATATCCTTGTGCAAAGAAAAGAGGAGCGATTCTCcggataaataaattaattagaataatattttgctaaaaatattttataaaattaaatttataaattagtatagtTTTATgtcatatgttaattatttatataataaaaataattatattatttgacgtatcacatcaagtcacgttaatttataaattttttttataatattttttttttttgtagttaaagCATTTCTATGTACAAAATTAGCAAAATTGatatattacacatttttaaattactaataaattataaatgtacCATCTATTAaattcaacaaagaaaaaacatactGTGTcaaattctattcttaatccatcttaattataactataaaaatgattatatatgcaTCATAGCTTCTATATATTCAATGTAAAGTAGGGAATAAATAACCAAAATAGCCTACATTAGATAGATACagtctatttatttaatgaaaagtagggaataaataaccaaaatatcCTATATTAGATGGCTACAATCTATTTCACAAGATAATAGTACTCTGTTTTTGGTAGCCATTTTAAGACTCTGTCTTCTGCCATATCAACGAATAAATGGACTCAACTATTTAGCAAGGAAACAAGATAACAAACAACAGTTATAACCATTGTTTGGTGGCTGGATATCGGCTTTTCATTTCCCCCCATCTTCAACCCTCACCCACTCAAAACCCTCAATTTTTAAACCTCCCAACAATTTCAGAATCGTGTTAAAAGAATTTACAAGCATCCCATCTGTCTTTCTGTTGGAAAACTCTAGCTAGAGCCCTATAGACAGTGAGTTTTTAATCATGTTGTTCTTGACAACCTTAAATTAAAAGACTTTGATGCAACCTAGCAGAACGAGGGCGCCATTTCTAGCCACAGACGGTGTCATTTTCTGGAAAGTAGTGTCTTTGTTCTCTGAACTTTCTCTACCTGTGTCTGCCTCTGGTCTCGGGCTACCTGAGCAGGCAAAGATGAATTCATCAAGCATTGATGGCACCATTACTGCAAGtaaagaaatatgcatttctcTACCACCTCAAGTAAATTCAGATGGCGTCTGGATCTCGAATGCCACTTCATCTCTTACCAACTTCTCCTTGCCACTGCTGGAAATGCAATTGATTCTCGCGTTCATCTCCAACATAGTCTGTTATTTGATTCTCAATAGCTTTGGGCTGATTACCAAATTTGTCTCTCAAATGATGGTATGCGGGCCATCTATATATCCCTTTTATTTACTTACTTCATTCTACATACTTCTTTGTTTGCATTTGCATTTTACATTCTCAGGGGATCCAATAATAGTACTATTGACACTCCGAAAACAAAAACAGTTCCcaattttgttttgaacttaCTCAGTGATCTACTCTTGATTAGTTCCAAAGTTGTTGCTTAAAAAATCCTGATTGTTCTCTCAATTCAGGCCGTATAAGTACTTTATGCTTTACTTTTTAGTGggcaaaatttaaaattgttaaagatGAGATTCTGTAGTTTGAAAAGTTGTGTGATTTTATGCATGAAACAGGCTGGGATATTAATGGGTCCTCACGTTTTTGGCGGCACGAAAAGTTTTGGTGAACTCCTGTTCCCCCTTGTAAGTCAGGAAATGCTTGATACGATAGCTATGTTAGGCTACACGTTATTTCTATTTCTAAGTGGAGTGAAAATGGATATGGGAATTATATTCAGAACCGGAAGAAAGGCCATGTATACAGGTGCTTTGTCCCTATTAATGCCCTTGTTACTTGGTATGGGAACGCTCCAGCTATTCGGCAATCGCTGGTGGGGTCTAAGAGGCGCAGAAAAGCTGGAAGTAGTCTTCGCGACTGCGACACATTCTATGACTCCATTTCCGGTCATAGCTTGCCTTCTGAGTGACCTCAATATCCTAAACTCAGAACTCGGCCGGCTAGGACTATCTTCTGCAATTGTCAGCGATTTATTCAGTGGATTTCTCAACAGTGTTTTCACATTGGCTAAAGTTGCCTATGATCATTCAACCAGCAGGGCTTTCATGGATTTCGGGATTATCGTAGTATATCTCGCTGTGGTCGTGCTTGGTGCCCGGCCGGCGATGTATTGGATGGTCAGACAGACCCCAGAAGGGAGACCTGTCAAGGACCTTTACATCTATATCATCATTCTAGCAGTTCTGGGTTCAGCTTTGCTGTCTGTGTGGTTTGACCAATTGATAGTATTCGGGCCatttgttttgggtttggccGTGCCAGACGGACCGCCATTGGGTTCCACTCTAGTTTATAAGCTCGATAGCATGGTCTCAGGGGCGCTTTTGCCACTCTTTGTAATCACAACCATGAAGAGTGTAAATTTCTCAGGCATCAACCTTAATTCCGATCTAGCAATAGCCCATGCAACAGCAATGGTGGTTGTCATCGTTGCCAAGTTTGCAGCCTGTTTGGTTCCTCCACTGTATTCCAGTATGCCCATGAATGATGCTCTCACACTGGCTCTCATTATGAGTTGCAAAGGCGTTGTCGAAATGGCCAATTATAGCATTGCCAGAGGCCAAAACGTAAGTACTTTAGGCTCACTAGTACATGAAAATcctgatatatatttttcttccatttttcatcttttacCAAATCCATGCATATTGCTTGCTGACTTGGGTTATGAGTTTAAGCAGAAGAATTCGTTTTCTGAATTCCATTTTGATGTTGcaacatataatatactaattaaCATTTTCAACGTTCTTCCTGATTAAATTCAGAACATAGGCGAGAAGATTTTCTCGCTTGCAATGTTCACTATTCTAGTAACTGCAAGCATTGTGCCAGTTCTGATAAGAAGGTTATACGATCCTACAAGGAAATATGCAGGCTACcagaaaagaaatttaatcCATCATAAACCAAATACGGAGCTACGGATACTTTCTTGCATCCACAAACCAGACAACGTCCCCGCCGTCATCAACCTCCTTGAGCATATATCTCCAACTCGAGAGAACCCTCTTGCTGTTTACGTTCTTCATCTCATTGAGCTAATCGGCAGGGCCTCCCCCGTTTTCATTTCTCACCAGATGCAGAAGAAAACTCTCTCCAACCGTTCATACTCCCAAGACTTGATTCTTTCGTTCAGTCACTTCCAGCGAAACAATCACGAAGCTATAGCCGTGAATGTCTTCACCGCGATCTCCCCGTCCAAGCTGATGTACGAAGATATCTGCACGCTTGCACTGGACAAACTCACGTCTCTCATAGTACTCCCGTTTCATCGGAAATACTCCATTGACGGGTCTATTGAACTGGAAGACAATACCTTAAGGACCCTAAATTGTAGCGTCCTCGACCGAGCGCCTTGCTCTGTGGCAATCCTGGTCAACCGTGGCCATATAAGACGTTCAACGCCTTCTGTGCTAGCGTCATACAGCATTGCCATGATCTTCCTGGGAGGCAATGATGATCGGGAGGCACTGATTTTGGCTGGTCGCATGGTGAACGACTCGAGGGTTAGCCTGACTGTCGTACGATTGATTGCAGAGGGTGAGGACAGCATTACTGATTGGAGTAATATGCTGGACTCGGAGACATTGAAGAGCTTCAAGTACCACAGCGCCGCCGATCATAAAGGTTGTGTAATGTACATAGAGGAGGAGTTGAAAGATGGAACCGAGACAGCAACAATGTTGAGAGAACTAATAGATAACTATGATCTTTGTATAGTTGGGAGAAGATACAACGTGGAGAGCCCTCTAACAACATGTCTTGAAGAATGGAGTGAGTTTCCAGAGCTTGGGGTTATGGGAGACATGCTTGCCTCGACAGACTTCAATGGCAGATGTTCGGTTTTGGTGGTGCAACAACAAATGACAATATAGCTCTCtgtaatatatgtgtgtgtgtgtacacgtacatgtacatatatatatatatatatatatatacatatatatacacacactggTCGACGTGGTCGTTGACCGGTGGCAGAACACGCcagatttttctttgatttttttttctaatctttgAATTTTTGTATAGTAGAATCATTTCATCACTCTAGTGCAAACTCTCTCTTAAATATATGCAACAAATGGTTCACTTACATATCTagatttttacaatattattaaaaacatctctCAAAATACATGAGCATTAATAATCAGTTGAACCTGAGCTTAAATCGCAGTGTACAACTGGAGGCTATAGAAAACGATGAAATTGAGCTGCTTAAACATGTTTGTATCAATATCACagaaaaacagaaataaaaaagaacaaatatggCGCAGCATGATATATTTACAATACTCAAGGATTGTCATGTTTCATAGCTACATTCCGCGGGCACAttgttttcatatatatctCCTTTGCTGGTTCATTGCCAACAGATACTTAGGCATACGTTTTTTATAAGTGACATAGGCATACATATCAACCATGATGCCTGAATATATCCACAAAGCCGGTCGAGGAGAAAATGGGCATTGCCTTTCATCTACTACTTGCATTGAGATTACAAGATCTACATCTTATAACAATTAAGAAGCAAATATGCCACTAGAATTTACATTACCAAAATATCAaagcaaaagtaaaaaaaacacTGAGATGCCTATACTTTCAATATCACAGAAAAGCATTTTGAGGaatgaaaaacaacaaatatgTCACAAGATAAATGATGTACAATCGTTATAATTCAGAGATGCATGCCAGGAAGACCAGTCCATAGAAGAAGCCTTCGAGGTCGATCTAGAAACCTGGCTTGCCAGATAGGCTCATCGTTTTCATATGCAAAACCACTCTTCATATATAACTTCTTTGCTGGTTCATTGTCAACAGCCACATGGACATACAGATCAGTTATGCCTGAACAAATTCCCCAGACCCAGTTGAAATGGCTCATTAGATTGATCCTTCTCAGCACTTGCCCggttaaaaatgataataaatgtcACAAAAGTGCACTTGAAGCTACTATTTGAATCAGCAGGTGTGAATTCCAATAAACTGTTAACGCCATTAATTTATTGTGTACCATTATGCATGCTTAACAGAAACTTGATAGTTTTTCCCATTTTTGGATTACATAAGATACAAAGTCAATTTCCATTTACacagcaaaaaagaaagaaaccatATTTATCCAGAATCAGACTGGTTACTCTTCTGATAAACTTTGCATAGCAAGATTTATAACGTTTTTCCAAAGtgttcaaatattttctgttcCATTTGATGGTTTTTCTATAAGTCAAATGAAAGTCGGAAAGCAATGTATGCAGTCTTTCCAGGATCAAATGACATAGAAAGAAACCATTGTTCAGAATAGCCAAATGGTAAGATATAGTGCCCGAGCCTGTTCCTTTCGACCTAAGCTGTTTCATTCACAAGTATGGCCAATATAAAGTACAAATATCAA
Protein-coding sequences here:
- the LOC108998799 gene encoding cation/H(+) antiporter 3-like, whose protein sequence is MQPSRTRAPFLATDGVIFWKVVSLFSELSLPVSASGLGLPEQAKMNSSSIDGTITASKEICISLPPQVNSDGVWISNATSSLTNFSLPLLEMQLILAFISNIVCYLILNSFGLITKFVSQMMAGILMGPHVFGGTKSFGELLFPLVSQEMLDTIAMLGYTLFLFLSGVKMDMGIIFRTGRKAMYTGALSLLMPLLLGMGTLQLFGNRWWGLRGAEKLEVVFATATHSMTPFPVIACLLSDLNILNSELGRLGLSSAIVSDLFSGFLNSVFTLAKVAYDHSTSRAFMDFGIIVVYLAVVVLGARPAMYWMVRQTPEGRPVKDLYIYIIILAVLGSALLSVWFDQLIVFGPFVLGLAVPDGPPLGSTLVYKLDSMVSGALLPLFVITTMKSVNFSGINLNSDLAIAHATAMVVVIVAKFAACLVPPLYSSMPMNDALTLALIMSCKGVVEMANYSIARGQNNIGEKIFSLAMFTILVTASIVPVLIRRLYDPTRKYAGYQKRNLIHHKPNTELRILSCIHKPDNVPAVINLLEHISPTRENPLAVYVLHLIELIGRASPVFISHQMQKKTLSNRSYSQDLILSFSHFQRNNHEAIAVNVFTAISPSKLMYEDICTLALDKLTSLIVLPFHRKYSIDGSIELEDNTLRTLNCSVLDRAPCSVAILVNRGHIRRSTPSVLASYSIAMIFLGGNDDREALILAGRMVNDSRVSLTVVRLIAEGEDSITDWSNMLDSETLKSFKYHSAADHKGCVMYIEEELKDGTETATMLRELIDNYDLCIVGRRYNVESPLTTCLEEWSEFPELGVMGDMLASTDFNGRCSVLVVQQQMTI